One segment of Arcanobacterium haemolyticum DSM 20595 DNA contains the following:
- the dusB gene encoding tRNA dihydrouridine synthase DusB, which translates to MSVRVGEVTLESPVILAPMAGVTNPPFRQLCREFGEAGARAAGVTEVGSGHTTGTVSHAGLYVCEMVTSRALIERVPETLTMIQPDPADPVRSIQLYGVEPKNIAAAVEILVREDWADHIDINFGCPVPKVTRKGGGSALPWKHQLFSDIVTGAVAASERASREAGRTHTIPVTAKFRIGIDDDHTTFRDVAKMSEDAGISALTLHARTTEQHYSGQAQWDYIRELKATSNLPIFGNGDVFEAEDAARMLAHTAADGVCVGRGCQGRPWLFFDLVAASYGSDARYRPSLREVADIIVRHGELSVAHFGDEHRAMRELRKHVGWYMRGFSVGGQMRHQLGLIESVEQLRDLLDTLDLDQPFPDAAEGPRGRAGGAKRPHLPEFWLDSHELTPEQQAKIHEAEVNTSGG; encoded by the coding sequence ATGAGCGTTCGTGTTGGTGAAGTTACGTTGGAATCTCCGGTTATTTTGGCTCCGATGGCGGGGGTGACGAATCCGCCGTTCCGTCAGTTGTGCCGCGAGTTTGGTGAAGCAGGAGCACGTGCTGCTGGGGTTACTGAGGTTGGTAGTGGGCATACCACGGGTACGGTTTCGCATGCGGGTTTGTATGTGTGCGAGATGGTTACGTCACGCGCGTTGATTGAACGTGTTCCTGAGACGCTGACTATGATTCAGCCTGATCCGGCCGATCCGGTGCGTTCAATTCAGTTGTATGGCGTTGAGCCGAAGAACATTGCGGCTGCAGTTGAGATTTTGGTTCGGGAAGATTGGGCAGACCATATTGATATTAATTTTGGGTGTCCTGTTCCGAAGGTCACGCGCAAGGGCGGCGGTTCCGCGTTGCCGTGGAAGCATCAGTTGTTTTCGGATATCGTAACGGGCGCGGTTGCGGCGTCGGAACGCGCGTCGCGTGAAGCGGGGCGTACTCACACGATTCCTGTAACGGCCAAGTTTAGGATTGGTATCGACGACGATCATACGACGTTCCGTGACGTCGCTAAAATGAGTGAAGACGCCGGGATATCGGCCTTAACTCTACACGCGCGGACAACCGAGCAGCATTATTCTGGCCAGGCGCAGTGGGATTACATTCGGGAATTGAAAGCTACATCGAATCTGCCGATTTTCGGTAATGGTGATGTGTTTGAAGCAGAAGATGCCGCACGTATGTTGGCTCACACTGCGGCAGATGGGGTCTGTGTTGGCCGTGGGTGCCAGGGGCGCCCGTGGTTGTTTTTCGATTTGGTCGCGGCATCGTATGGTTCGGATGCTCGTTATCGGCCATCGTTACGTGAGGTGGCGGATATTATTGTGCGCCACGGTGAACTTTCGGTGGCTCACTTTGGTGATGAACACCGTGCAATGCGCGAACTGCGTAAGCACGTTGGCTGGTATATGCGTGGGTTTTCGGTTGGTGGCCAGATGCGCCACCAGCTTGGTCTGATCGAATCGGTTGAACAGTTGCGTGACTTGCTGGATACGTTGGATTTGGATCAGCCGTTCCCGGATGCTGCGGAAGGCCCCCGCGGCCGCGCAGGTGGCGCTAAACGCCCGCACTTGCCCGAATTCTGGCTAGATTCCCATGAATTAACACCAGAGCAACAAGCAAAGATCCATGAAGCCGAAGTGAATACTTCCGGCGGGTGA